CGGCCAATTTTTCCAGGTCCCCCAAGGCTGattctctctcctctttgGTCAGCGGCCGGTCTCGCTCTATCCTTACAGCTTCAGCCACCGTGCCCTGCAACTTTCCATCTCGGCCCCTTTCATCCGCAAAAGCAACCATGTTGCCCCTTCTTACGACCAGAATCCTGTCGACGTAGTTCACTCCGTCTATCCACTCTGCTACACTCATGAGTCCCCCGAAAGAATCGTCATGGACCTTGACCGGCGTGAGCCGGATAGGCAAACCCCCACTCCCTGCCTCCGGCAACCTTTCGTAGAAGCGATGCAGGATACCCAGTCTGCTCAGCGCTGCGGGCACAGCCATGATGACGACTTCTAGGCGGTagccggcctcgccgaacATGCCCGCCAACTCACGGAAGTCGTCCGGGTGGCGGCACGCGCtctcgaggaggacatcGAGCTTGCGGGCaatggcctcggccgcggccatgGCGAGCCACTTGCGCGCGTCGGGGCCCGTGGCGGGAGATGCGTGAGCGGGGTTGTCAGAgtcgagaagggcaagaTAGGACGGGTGGTGGGCCTTGTAgacgtcggcgatgaggTGCACAGGGGGTTGGCAGCGAGCcatggcgccgaggacggctGGCGCGGTGCGAGTTTTTCCAGCGCCGGTCTGACCGACTATAAGCACGGCaaggggccggggccgggtCGGGTGTGGTGTGAGGGATGATGGGAGGTCGGCGGGAAGAATCTTTGTGGTAAAGATCTCCCTGGACTCGGTGTCCGGAAGGATGTAGCGGGACAGGTCCGGCGGGGGCGGCATACTGAGAGGATGTGACGGGAGCGTAGTCGGATGGGGATCAAGTCGGCGAATCCGATGATGTCTCAACTGTCTAGTTCGACTAAGGTCCTGTCGGCGGTTGAGACAACGTCGAGTCGATATGTATACTGAAAATGGCAGGtagttgatgatgatgagctGCACCCCGGTTCCCTTAGCACCACGCCCCGCCCTCGTCAACTCCACCAAATGACCTCACTAGCCCAATCACATGGTTAGCGCTCAACAACGGAACTTAACTTTGACTTCATGATGGGAGCTGGCTGATTACAAGATTTGGAGTACGAGAAGAAATATGCGTTGAAGAATATGTAACTTGGTGGATTGAACATTCCGGCCCTTTTGTCGGATTCCGTGTGACCTCAAATGCGCTTTGCTGCTGCGGTGCTGTACTCCGACTGGTACACTGGGGCCGGATCCGCGACCGCAGTTGACCCCCGGACATGGCCCGGGCGCCGGTTCCTGTAAATCCCGTCATCGGACCTCCCTTTCCTTTTTcggacgaagaag
The genomic region above belongs to Colletotrichum higginsianum IMI 349063 chromosome 2, whole genome shotgun sequence and contains:
- a CDS encoding Zeta toxin, yielding MPPPPDLSRYILPDTESREIFTTKILPADLPSSLTPHPTRPRPLAVLIVGQTGAGKTRTAPAVLGAMARCQPPVHLIADVYKAHHPSYLALLDSDNPAHASPATGPDARKWLAMAAAEAIARKLDVLLESACRHPDDFRELAGMFGEAGYRLEVVIMAVPAALSRLGILHRFYERLPEAGSGGLPIRLTPVKVHDDSFGGLMSVAEWIDGVNYVDRILVVRRGNMVAFADERGRDGKLQGTVAEAVRIERDRPLTKEERESALGDLEKLAARDAKLAEQVMSLLEPLLVEEDQTYPVLRPLSFPPHGPRDALLTLGEV